Proteins from a genomic interval of Lacticaseibacillus pabuli:
- a CDS encoding N-acetyldiaminopimelate deacetylase, whose product MDLTASELSQIREDLHQIPELALHETRTHDYLLGKINAWQTPYMTIKAVPAVPTAILVHLAGTRGERTIGYRTDIDALPVTEKTGLPFASTIPGQMHACGHDVHMTIALGILQHFTQVQPEQNMVFFFQPAEENDYGGKRVFDAGAFSGMWRPDEFFGLHDNPQLPAGQIASRMGTLFAGTTEIHLTFTGVSGHAAFPQQANDALVAAAAFVMQVQTVVSRNVDPVRGGVVTIGDLHAGTIGNVIAGSAHLDGTIRAFRQTDIEMMQGRVRAIAEGVAATYGVTAGLQLIQGGYMPVENAPEQTRDLIDFMTADPATDFSDIAPAMTGEDFGFLLQQFPGTMVWLGVGDPQHTLHSDQMSPDEASLLPGVQALTRFLTHRMAE is encoded by the coding sequence ATGGACTTAACGGCCTCAGAGCTCAGCCAGATTCGGGAGGACTTGCACCAAATTCCGGAACTGGCACTGCACGAAACGCGAACGCATGATTACCTGCTGGGCAAAATCAACGCTTGGCAGACACCATACATGACCATCAAAGCGGTACCGGCCGTACCAACCGCCATTCTCGTCCACCTTGCAGGAACTCGCGGGGAGCGCACCATCGGCTACCGGACGGATATTGATGCCTTGCCGGTGACCGAGAAGACGGGATTGCCATTTGCCAGTACCATCCCCGGTCAGATGCACGCGTGCGGACACGACGTCCACATGACCATTGCGCTGGGTATCCTGCAACATTTCACGCAGGTGCAACCGGAACAGAACATGGTGTTCTTCTTCCAGCCTGCTGAGGAAAATGATTATGGCGGCAAGCGCGTGTTTGATGCCGGTGCATTTAGCGGGATGTGGCGTCCGGATGAATTCTTTGGTCTCCACGACAACCCGCAACTCCCAGCCGGTCAAATTGCCAGTCGGATGGGCACACTATTCGCCGGCACCACCGAGATTCACCTGACGTTCACGGGTGTTTCCGGACACGCGGCGTTTCCGCAGCAGGCCAACGACGCGTTGGTTGCCGCAGCCGCCTTCGTGATGCAGGTGCAAACCGTTGTGTCCCGCAACGTGGATCCAGTTCGCGGCGGCGTGGTTACCATTGGCGACTTGCATGCAGGCACCATCGGCAACGTGATTGCCGGCAGCGCCCACCTGGATGGGACGATTCGCGCGTTCCGGCAAACAGACATCGAAATGATGCAGGGCCGGGTGCGGGCGATTGCCGAGGGGGTCGCTGCGACTTATGGCGTGACGGCTGGCCTACAACTGATTCAGGGCGGGTACATGCCCGTTGAAAACGCCCCTGAGCAGACGCGTGACCTCATTGATTTCATGACGGCGGATCCGGCAACCGATTTTTCCGACATCGCGCCCGCCATGACAGGTGAGGACTTCGGCTTCCTGCTCCAGCAGTTTCCAGGCACGATGGTGTGGCTCGGCGTCGGTGACCCGCAGCACACGCTCCATTCAGATCAGATGAGTCCAGACGAGGCATCACTGTTGCCGGGTGTACAGGCCCTGACACGGTTCTTGACGCATCGGATGGCAGAATAA
- the dapD gene encoding 2,3,4,5-tetrahydropyridine-2,6-dicarboxylate N-acetyltransferase gives MTQTFDAEKIISYIANAPKQTPMHLTIAGDMAQLTAVPVGVQAFLDTKTGQLYGDADVLADWLQANAAHITAQRAEISARNSGVPLLDIAKVNARIEPGAIIREHVAIGDKAVIMMGAVINIGAVIGDGTMIDMGVVLGGRATVGNNCHIGAGTVLAGVVEPASATPVIIEDDVLIGANAVVLEGVRVGKGAVVAAGAVVTKDVAAGEVVGGVPAKVIKHVDAKTESKTGLVDELRDL, from the coding sequence ATGACCCAAACATTTGATGCAGAGAAGATTATTAGCTACATTGCCAACGCGCCAAAGCAGACGCCGATGCACCTGACGATTGCCGGTGATATGGCTCAACTCACTGCGGTACCAGTCGGCGTGCAGGCCTTTTTAGACACGAAGACGGGTCAACTATACGGGGATGCGGACGTGCTGGCTGACTGGCTTCAGGCTAATGCGGCGCACATCACTGCGCAGCGCGCCGAAATCAGCGCCCGCAACTCAGGGGTGCCTTTGCTCGATATTGCGAAGGTGAACGCCCGCATTGAACCGGGGGCGATTATCCGCGAACACGTGGCGATTGGCGATAAGGCGGTCATCATGATGGGAGCTGTGATTAACATTGGCGCTGTTATCGGTGATGGGACGATGATCGACATGGGCGTTGTGCTCGGCGGCCGGGCAACGGTTGGTAATAACTGCCACATCGGTGCCGGCACGGTCCTCGCCGGTGTGGTTGAACCCGCTTCAGCGACACCCGTCATCATTGAAGACGACGTGCTGATTGGGGCCAACGCCGTGGTGCTCGAAGGCGTTCGCGTTGGCAAAGGCGCCGTCGTAGCGGCCGGTGCCGTGGTAACGAAGGATGTTGCGGCTGGTGAAGTGGTCGGCGGGGTGCCTGCCAAGGTCATCAAGCACGTGGATGCCAAGACCGAGTCGAAGACGGGCTTAGTTGATGAATTGCGCGATTTGTAA
- the lysA gene encoding diaminopimelate decarboxylase: protein MSAYQTNDQGELMIGGVPATQLAQQYGTPLYVYDVSRIREAIQSYKQAFATQAINYSASYAAKAFATVAMFQVAASEGAHLDLVSGGEITTALKAGFNMQHTSFNGNNKTDEELQLALDSGLGTIIVDNDYELERLSRFASDRGATQDILLRVTPGISAHTHAYIMTGQADSKFGYDVASGQALAAIAKAQQLPGINLRGIHAHIGSQIFEVAGYVAEAQKLVALAAEAHYQPEIIDLGGGFGIRYTDDDKPLPTTTFIDALTPAIQEACAAANMTVPDIWLEPGRSIVGPAGYTLYTAGSRKVVPGIRTYQSIDGGMGDNIRPALYQAKYDVLLASQPDAPKSETLTIAGKNCESGDIIAKDVALPPVHPGDTLAVLATGAYGYSMASLYNRNPRPAVVFAENGKSSVVVRRETWQDLVDHDLDYDA, encoded by the coding sequence ATGAGCGCATACCAAACAAACGACCAAGGCGAATTGATGATTGGCGGTGTTCCCGCCACACAGCTTGCCCAGCAATACGGCACGCCGCTGTACGTTTACGACGTGAGCCGCATTCGTGAGGCGATTCAGTCTTACAAGCAGGCTTTCGCGACGCAGGCGATTAACTACAGCGCGAGCTACGCTGCCAAAGCCTTCGCGACCGTGGCGATGTTCCAAGTCGCCGCGAGCGAGGGAGCGCACCTGGATCTCGTTTCCGGTGGGGAAATTACCACGGCGCTCAAGGCTGGCTTCAACATGCAACACACGTCATTCAATGGGAACAACAAGACTGACGAGGAGCTGCAACTGGCACTCGACAGCGGCCTGGGCACCATCATCGTGGACAACGACTACGAGCTGGAACGTTTGAGCCGTTTCGCAAGCGACCGCGGTGCCACGCAGGACATTCTCCTGCGGGTGACACCTGGCATCTCTGCGCACACCCACGCGTACATTATGACCGGCCAGGCTGATAGCAAGTTTGGCTATGACGTCGCGAGTGGGCAGGCACTGGCAGCCATTGCCAAGGCGCAACAGTTGCCCGGGATTAACCTGCGCGGTATCCACGCGCATATCGGGTCACAGATTTTTGAGGTGGCCGGGTATGTTGCGGAAGCGCAGAAGCTGGTTGCGTTGGCCGCTGAAGCCCATTACCAGCCTGAAATCATTGACCTGGGAGGCGGCTTCGGCATTCGTTACACGGACGACGACAAGCCGCTGCCAACCACGACCTTCATCGATGCCTTGACACCGGCGATCCAAGAGGCCTGCGCAGCCGCAAACATGACGGTGCCGGACATCTGGCTTGAACCGGGCCGCTCCATCGTAGGTCCCGCCGGCTACACGCTCTACACGGCAGGCAGTCGTAAAGTGGTCCCAGGTATTCGGACTTACCAGAGCATCGATGGGGGCATGGGGGACAACATTCGCCCTGCGCTCTACCAAGCCAAGTACGACGTGTTGCTCGCCAGCCAGCCGGATGCGCCGAAGTCAGAAACCTTGACCATTGCTGGTAAGAATTGCGAATCTGGTGACATCATTGCCAAAGACGTTGCGTTGCCACCGGTACATCCCGGCGACACGCTGGCGGTTCTGGCAACGGGGGCTTACGGCTATTCGATGGCATCCCTGTACAACCGCAACCCGCGGCCGGCAGTGGTGTTCGCCGAAAACGGCAAGTCCAGCGTGGTCGTCCGCCGTGAAACCTGGCAGGATCTTGTTGACCACGACCTTGATTACGACGCTTAG
- the alr gene encoding alanine racemase: MVVAYHRPTRLLLSEAAIAHNLQEMRDISHCKFQWLAVKANAYGFGLVEVGKAALRNGADGLAVAVIDEALALRNAGVTEPIMIISLIQPAYAQVCADNDLIVTVASADWLRDALSTLDTRTPLKVNIAVDTGMGRIGYRDRAEIDESLAIIHAHPQQLEYAALMTHFAESDSKHVDYFHQQLARWHKLTDTLEQPPMAHVANSAAALYHPDEIPHDVIRSGTSVYGIEPSLGSLRDPGYLHQIERLETELIFVKQMQGGEGVSYGHIYYAHEGEWIGTIPLGYGDGLVRKMTGFKVLVNGQECPIVGKLAMDAMMISLPGPLPLGTKVTVLGQDGDKRITLYDWADHVGISPWELSIKLQDRLPRQLVDHFDGE; encoded by the coding sequence ATGGTCGTAGCTTATCACCGTCCCACCCGCTTGCTCCTATCCGAAGCGGCTATTGCCCACAACCTGCAGGAAATGCGGGATATCTCGCACTGCAAATTTCAGTGGTTGGCAGTGAAGGCGAACGCCTATGGATTTGGCCTCGTGGAAGTTGGCAAAGCTGCCCTTCGCAATGGTGCGGATGGCCTAGCCGTTGCTGTGATTGACGAAGCACTGGCGTTACGCAATGCCGGTGTGACCGAACCTATCATGATCATCTCGCTCATCCAGCCCGCTTACGCACAGGTTTGTGCCGACAATGACCTGATTGTCACCGTCGCTTCTGCCGACTGGTTGCGGGATGCCCTCAGCACACTCGACACCCGCACGCCGCTCAAAGTGAACATCGCCGTTGATACCGGCATGGGTCGCATCGGTTACCGGGACCGGGCGGAGATTGACGAGAGTCTCGCCATCATCCACGCCCATCCCCAGCAGCTCGAGTACGCCGCGCTCATGACCCACTTTGCGGAATCCGATTCCAAGCACGTCGACTACTTTCACCAGCAGCTCGCCCGCTGGCACAAACTGACCGACACGCTGGAACAGCCGCCGATGGCGCACGTGGCAAACTCGGCCGCGGCGCTTTACCACCCCGATGAAATTCCACACGATGTCATCCGCTCCGGCACTTCGGTATACGGCATCGAGCCATCACTTGGCAGTCTGCGCGACCCCGGCTACCTGCACCAGATTGAGCGTCTGGAAACCGAGCTCATCTTCGTGAAGCAGATGCAGGGCGGCGAGGGTGTCTCGTACGGCCACATCTATTACGCGCATGAGGGCGAGTGGATTGGCACGATTCCACTGGGTTACGGCGACGGACTGGTGCGGAAGATGACGGGCTTCAAGGTGCTCGTCAACGGTCAGGAATGCCCGATTGTTGGCAAACTGGCCATGGACGCCATGATGATTAGCTTGCCGGGACCACTGCCGTTAGGAACTAAGGTGACGGTGCTTGGCCAGGACGGCGACAAGCGCATTACCCTTTACGACTGGGCGGACCACGTGGGTATCTCGCCATGGGAACTTTCCATTAAGTTGCAGGACCGCCTGCCACGTCAACTTGTCGACCACTTCGACGGTGAATAG
- a CDS encoding aspartate kinase: protein MKVIKFGGSSLATGEQVQKAINIIVADPARRIVVVSAPGKRQKGDTKVTDLLVNLAGAVQSQQDTTAIRDSILDRYRDIADYFGLDGVIIAQLREHLQHLEQRHYPSAEHLYAAFMAQGENMNARLIARVMAHMGYRARFVDPKELGMVVSGAPRSATILEGAYATIAHYQIPDGEIMVVPGFFAYDKDGNYATFARGGSDITGSILARGFDVDLYENFTDVSAIYAVNPDVVDHPRAINTLTYREMRELSYAGFSVFNDEAIIPVIHAGIRVNVKNTNHPDAPGTMIAPTKDVRHHHYITGVAASQGFTALYLHKYLLNKEVGLTLKILQVLYKYNVSYEHMPSGIDDLTIIFDKHQLNASQMSAMTDEIRAAINPDQIQWFDDFAIVMIVGEGLYADPTLVAHVMDELAKVGIAPTMINQGASRISTMLGVDADRADDAVRVIYSLSGCEKSQHVL, encoded by the coding sequence ATGAAAGTCATCAAGTTTGGTGGATCCTCGCTCGCTACCGGCGAACAGGTCCAAAAAGCAATCAACATTATCGTTGCCGATCCTGCCCGACGCATTGTCGTCGTCTCCGCACCCGGTAAACGCCAAAAAGGTGACACCAAGGTAACCGACCTGCTCGTGAACCTCGCCGGCGCCGTGCAAAGTCAACAGGATACCACCGCCATTCGTGATAGTATTCTAGACCGCTACCGCGACATCGCCGATTACTTTGGTCTTGACGGCGTCATCATCGCCCAACTGCGTGAACACTTGCAGCACCTTGAGCAGCGCCATTACCCTTCAGCTGAGCACCTCTACGCCGCGTTCATGGCGCAAGGCGAAAATATGAACGCCCGCCTGATTGCACGTGTCATGGCGCACATGGGTTACCGCGCGCGGTTCGTCGATCCTAAAGAGCTGGGGATGGTTGTTTCGGGCGCACCACGATCCGCGACGATTCTTGAAGGCGCCTATGCCACAATTGCCCACTACCAAATTCCAGACGGCGAAATCATGGTCGTCCCCGGGTTCTTCGCCTACGACAAGGACGGTAACTACGCGACCTTTGCGCGCGGCGGCAGTGACATCACTGGCTCCATCCTCGCCCGCGGTTTTGACGTCGACCTCTACGAAAACTTCACCGATGTATCGGCAATTTACGCGGTTAATCCCGACGTGGTCGATCACCCCCGCGCCATCAACACGCTGACATACCGGGAAATGCGGGAACTTTCATACGCCGGCTTCTCCGTATTCAACGATGAAGCCATCATCCCCGTCATCCACGCCGGTATTCGCGTGAACGTGAAGAACACGAACCATCCTGACGCGCCAGGCACGATGATTGCGCCAACCAAAGACGTGCGGCACCACCACTACATCACGGGTGTTGCGGCTAGTCAGGGCTTCACGGCCTTATACCTGCACAAGTATCTGCTGAACAAGGAAGTCGGGCTAACACTCAAGATCCTGCAAGTGCTCTACAAGTACAACGTCAGTTACGAACACATGCCATCAGGGATTGATGACCTGACCATTATTTTTGACAAGCATCAGCTGAACGCGAGCCAGATGAGCGCGATGACCGACGAAATCCGGGCGGCGATTAATCCCGACCAGATTCAGTGGTTCGATGATTTCGCCATCGTCATGATTGTTGGCGAGGGCCTCTACGCTGACCCAACCCTTGTTGCCCACGTGATGGATGAGCTGGCCAAGGTCGGCATCGCGCCAACCATGATTAACCAGGGCGCATCGCGGATCAGTACCATGCTCGGCGTCGATGCCGACCGCGCAGACGATGCCGTGCGGGTAATTTACAGTTTGAGTGGCTGTGAAAAGTCGCAACACGTGTTGTAA
- a CDS encoding homoserine O-acetyltransferase/O-succinyltransferase family protein gives MTSVCLLSGLTSTNSIQAKPNARHILVLNLMPNRAVTEQQFVRIFKASGQDVTLTFCLPSTHHLRQHTLALHRAYKLFNEVKDQYFDGLIITGAPLDQTDFADVDYWDELKEILDWRRSHVRSSLFLCWGALAAGHIEGDFEGKRLNHKIVGVYNVDGYKIPQSRYFYIPTTGISHGFVVAGNDELGACIIENPATHSTYVTGHFEYLPGTLASEYFRDRAKRGDAAPRPANYFNADMRPSADWSHDATQFYSDWLNAIPYESETLRSAAL, from the coding sequence ATGACATCTGTCTGTTTACTGAGTGGTCTGACAAGTACCAATTCAATTCAGGCCAAGCCGAACGCCCGGCACATTCTAGTCTTGAACCTGATGCCTAATCGGGCCGTGACGGAGCAACAGTTTGTCCGGATTTTCAAAGCGAGTGGCCAGGACGTGACCCTCACCTTCTGCTTACCGAGCACGCACCATCTTCGGCAGCACACTTTAGCGCTGCACCGGGCTTACAAGTTGTTCAACGAGGTGAAGGACCAGTACTTCGACGGTCTCATCATCACCGGCGCGCCGCTTGATCAAACAGATTTCGCTGACGTGGATTACTGGGACGAGCTGAAAGAGATTCTCGATTGGCGGCGCAGTCATGTCCGCAGCAGTCTCTTCCTCTGCTGGGGCGCACTGGCAGCCGGCCACATCGAAGGCGACTTCGAAGGCAAGCGCCTCAATCATAAAATCGTGGGCGTCTATAACGTCGACGGCTACAAGATTCCGCAGTCACGCTATTTTTACATCCCCACCACCGGCATCAGTCACGGCTTCGTCGTTGCTGGCAATGATGAGCTTGGCGCCTGCATCATCGAGAATCCTGCCACGCATTCCACCTACGTCACCGGCCATTTTGAATATCTTCCCGGGACGCTTGCGTCCGAGTACTTCCGCGACCGGGCCAAGCGCGGTGATGCCGCACCTCGGCCAGCAAATTACTTTAACGCCGACATGCGCCCTAGCGCCGACTGGTCCCATGACGCAACACAATTTTATAGTGATTGGTTAAACGCCATTCCATATGAATCAGAGACATTACGGAGCGCGGCGCTATAA
- a CDS encoding trans-sulfuration enzyme family protein, whose translation MTKLSTQLVQGSNGTDDAETGAVVTPLYFSTAFRHPGLGKSTGYDYSRLSEPTRSILEKQLAAIEHGTDAVAVSSGMAAIDLVFSALTRTGDHFISSDDLYGGSFRYFDNRADKYNIPYDTWNGINVDDLLLLLKPNTKLIWIESPSNPTMKVIDIEGVATAVHAVRPDILIAVDNTFLTPVYQNPLDLGADLVVHSATKYLGGHNDILGGAVIAKDPQLGNTLREQLTTTGQVMDPFDAWLLIRSLKTLKVRMEAHTANARFLAEQLPTLAGIDKVLYAGVGGMISFYLADDYDVDTFLQSLQVCSFAESLGGVESLVTVPYVQTHHDMPVQQRLDLGITPQLLRLSVGLEDKDDLWGDLQQAVAAAKED comes from the coding sequence ATGACCAAATTAAGCACCCAACTAGTTCAAGGTAGTAACGGCACGGACGACGCTGAAACTGGCGCCGTTGTCACGCCCCTGTACTTCTCAACCGCATTCCGGCACCCCGGCCTCGGCAAATCTACCGGCTACGATTACTCGCGTTTGTCCGAGCCGACCCGTAGCATCCTAGAAAAGCAGCTCGCCGCCATCGAGCACGGCACCGACGCTGTCGCCGTTAGCTCTGGCATGGCCGCTATCGACCTGGTCTTTTCCGCCTTGACCCGCACCGGTGACCACTTCATCTCTAGCGATGACCTGTACGGCGGCTCCTTCCGTTACTTTGATAACCGAGCCGACAAGTACAACATTCCCTACGACACCTGGAACGGCATCAACGTGGATGACCTCCTGCTCCTCCTGAAGCCCAACACCAAGCTCATCTGGATTGAATCCCCATCCAACCCCACGATGAAGGTCATCGACATCGAAGGCGTCGCCACCGCCGTGCACGCGGTCCGGCCCGACATCCTGATTGCGGTCGACAACACCTTCTTGACGCCCGTTTACCAGAACCCGCTCGACTTAGGTGCCGACCTCGTCGTTCATTCCGCCACGAAATACCTCGGTGGTCATAACGACATCCTCGGTGGTGCCGTCATTGCCAAGGACCCGCAGCTCGGCAACACCTTGCGTGAACAGCTGACAACGACGGGACAAGTCATGGATCCATTCGATGCTTGGCTACTGATTCGCTCGCTCAAGACCCTCAAGGTGCGGATGGAAGCCCACACGGCCAACGCCCGCTTCTTGGCTGAGCAGTTGCCAACCCTTGCCGGCATCGACAAAGTGCTCTACGCTGGCGTCGGTGGCATGATCAGCTTCTACCTCGCTGATGATTACGACGTGGACACCTTCCTGCAGTCACTGCAGGTGTGTTCGTTCGCCGAAAGTCTCGGCGGCGTTGAAAGCCTCGTAACCGTGCCCTATGTACAAACCCACCACGACATGCCCGTCCAGCAGCGACTAGACTTGGGCATCACCCCACAGCTGTTGCGGCTGTCAGTGGGACTCGAAGACAAAGACGATTTATGGGGCGACCTGCAACAAGCAGTGGCCGCTGCCAAGGAGGACTAA
- a CDS encoding trans-sulfuration enzyme family protein, with protein sequence MHDWTKIIKKTTVADKTSGAVNTPIYLSSTFNQESFDHFGEFDYARSGNPTRKVAEEAVAALEDAKYGYLFSTGMAAISSVLLTFSKGDHLIVSKYVYGGTFRILEEVLPRFGITHTYVDLADLDAVRAAIQPNTKAIYIETPSNPILAVSDIAALSQIAHEHDLLSIVDNTFMSPVLQKPLNLGADIVVHSATKFLAGHSDILAGAAIAKDKDIADKIYFIQNAVGATLGVTDSWLLLRGMKTLGIRMQQSSTAAQKIAEWLEAQPQVTRVCYPGLKSNAGYAVQQKQAVNGGAVLSFDVGSEDAARTVAEETKIPEFSVSLGGAETILSYPPKMSHAELSPAEQAKSGITPGLLRFSVGLEDPDDLIADLKQAFAKIK encoded by the coding sequence ATGCATGATTGGACCAAGATTATTAAGAAGACGACGGTTGCGGACAAGACGAGTGGCGCGGTGAACACGCCCATTTACCTCTCTTCAACCTTCAACCAGGAAAGCTTCGACCACTTTGGCGAGTTCGACTACGCCCGCAGTGGTAACCCAACGCGTAAGGTCGCTGAAGAGGCGGTCGCCGCACTAGAAGACGCCAAGTACGGCTACCTCTTTAGCACCGGCATGGCGGCCATCTCGTCCGTTCTGCTCACCTTCAGCAAGGGCGACCACCTGATTGTGTCCAAGTACGTTTATGGTGGCACTTTCCGGATCTTGGAAGAAGTCCTACCACGCTTCGGCATCACCCATACTTACGTGGACCTCGCTGACCTCGACGCGGTGCGTGCGGCCATTCAGCCCAACACCAAGGCCATCTACATCGAGACGCCTTCGAACCCAATCCTGGCCGTTAGCGACATTGCCGCATTGTCCCAGATTGCGCACGAACACGACCTGCTGTCGATTGTCGATAACACCTTCATGTCCCCTGTCCTGCAGAAGCCACTGAATCTCGGCGCTGACATCGTCGTTCACTCCGCCACCAAGTTCCTGGCCGGCCACTCTGACATCTTAGCCGGTGCCGCCATCGCCAAGGACAAGGATATCGCAGACAAGATTTACTTCATCCAAAACGCGGTTGGTGCCACGCTCGGTGTGACCGACAGCTGGTTGCTCCTGCGCGGCATGAAGACCCTCGGCATCCGCATGCAACAGAGCAGCACCGCCGCCCAGAAGATTGCAGAATGGCTCGAAGCACAGCCGCAAGTGACGCGGGTCTGCTACCCAGGGCTGAAGAGCAACGCTGGGTACGCCGTGCAGCAAAAACAGGCCGTTAACGGTGGTGCCGTGCTGTCCTTTGATGTTGGTAGCGAAGACGCCGCGCGGACGGTTGCCGAAGAAACTAAGATTCCTGAATTTTCCGTTTCCCTCGGTGGCGCCGAAACCATCTTGTCCTACCCACCAAAGATGAGTCACGCTGAGCTCAGTCCTGCAGAGCAAGCCAAGTCTGGCATTACGCCTGGCCTACTTCGCTTCTCCGTTGGGCTAGAAGACCCTGATGATTTGATTGCCGACCTCAAGCAGGCGTTCGCGAAAATTAAGTAA
- a CDS encoding homoserine dehydrogenase, whose amino-acid sequence MSQINIGLLGLGTVGNGVVNILRANRPQLAALNLKITRAAVRNLYPKREALYADIALTTDPASIVADPDIDIVVEVMGGVKDTYPLLVAALKHGKHVISANKDLLSEYGPALTDLARANHVGLYYEAAVTGAIPILHTLSQSYAGDTITRVAGIVNGTSNYILTQMVREGRTYEAALKSAQELGFAEANPKNDIEGFDACYKLLILSRFAFGMTPKLTDIDRQGITDLTAGDFKAARTLGYVIKPLAVAAMQEGKLVLTVSPQLVASSHPLASIIYENNAVLVDSLNTKEIMMSGPGAGSLPTANSVIADLNTIASAIRDNREPAPFTSLRAETVVANGNDRRAARLVAVRRPESAADAVRTAIGTTYTKPLTENGVSYVLTKTLSCDQVEDVKAKINAIDGAEFLHALPVFE is encoded by the coding sequence ATGAGCCAGATCAATATTGGATTACTCGGACTCGGTACCGTTGGGAATGGCGTGGTAAACATCCTGCGCGCCAACCGTCCTCAGCTCGCCGCACTGAATTTGAAAATCACACGTGCTGCCGTGCGCAACCTTTACCCCAAGCGGGAGGCGCTATACGCGGACATCGCGTTAACCACAGATCCAGCCAGCATCGTGGCCGACCCCGATATTGATATCGTGGTGGAAGTGATGGGTGGCGTGAAGGACACTTATCCCCTCTTGGTCGCGGCACTCAAGCATGGCAAGCACGTCATTTCAGCAAACAAGGACCTGCTTAGTGAATATGGACCGGCGCTCACCGACCTCGCGCGTGCTAATCACGTGGGATTGTACTACGAAGCCGCCGTTACCGGCGCCATCCCCATTCTGCACACCCTGTCGCAAAGTTACGCTGGCGACACCATCACGCGCGTGGCCGGCATCGTTAACGGCACGAGTAACTATATCCTGACGCAGATGGTACGCGAAGGCCGCACTTACGAAGCCGCCCTCAAGTCTGCACAGGAGTTGGGTTTTGCGGAGGCCAACCCGAAGAACGACATCGAGGGGTTCGACGCGTGCTACAAGCTCCTCATCTTGAGCCGGTTCGCGTTTGGCATGACACCCAAGCTGACCGACATTGACCGCCAAGGCATTACCGACCTAACAGCCGGTGACTTTAAGGCCGCTCGTACGCTGGGCTATGTCATCAAGCCACTTGCCGTCGCCGCCATGCAGGAAGGTAAGCTGGTACTAACTGTCAGCCCGCAACTTGTCGCAAGCAGTCATCCTCTGGCATCAATCATTTACGAGAACAACGCGGTACTCGTGGATTCTCTGAACACCAAGGAGATTATGATGTCTGGGCCCGGCGCCGGCTCACTACCAACCGCGAATTCGGTCATTGCCGATTTGAACACGATTGCTTCTGCCATCCGCGACAATCGTGAACCCGCCCCATTCACCAGTTTGCGTGCCGAGACGGTAGTTGCAAATGGCAACGACCGTCGTGCGGCCCGGTTAGTCGCGGTTCGGCGCCCTGAAAGTGCCGCCGATGCGGTGCGCACCGCAATCGGAACGACTTACACGAAACCACTGACCGAAAACGGCGTGAGCTACGTGCTGACCAAGACCTTGAGTTGCGACCAGGTTGAGGACGTGAAGGCAAAGATTAACGCCATTGACGGCGCGGAATTCTTGCACGCACTGCCTGTTTTCGAATAA